Genomic window (Shewanella psychropiezotolerans):
CGATAGCCCCAAACTAATCAGCGCAAAGGTGAGCACTGTTCCTGCAAACGCAAAGGACAGACTTAGCCCTAACGCTAAGGTAATTATGCCTTTGCGAGAACTGCGCATTGCTGAGCTTGCAACGACGGGGATCATGGGTAATACACAGGGCGATAACAGGCTGAGTATGCCCGCGGCAAACGCCAGTGGTATGGCAAAGGTATCCATATTACATACTCACTGAGTTCAAAGCGGAAAAGATTTTTTGCTCACGGGTTTCAGCCACACTGAACCAAAGTTGCTCGCCATTTTTGTATAGATACAGGCTTGATTGGCGTGGCGCCTTAAAGAACTTTACCCATTGGGGTTGATCATCAAAGTTAACGACAAGCACCTTTATCTCACTATCGGGGTGGGCTGCAAAATAGTCGCCGATAACCTCTTGTTGTTTCTTACACGTTGGGCACCAAGGGGCAAATACATCGATAAGCACGGTATCGCCTTGAGCTTGAAGTTGATCAAATAGCGCTTTTTCAAATGGGATCTTTTCGAAATTACTGGCGTGAGCCGAAAGGCTTAATATTAACGACGTTGCCAGGGTGACAGTGGCTAGTTTGAGGGAACGAAATAGTGTCATGTGTAACTCTCCTTTGGTGGTTTCGTGCAGCATAAAGGAGATGGCTTTTTCTTATAATAGCTTTAAAATCGAAAGTACTTTCAACGAGAAATTGAAAATCATGATGAAATTTTTTGACGTCAAAATATTCGTGCTGGCATGCGAACTTAAGAATCTTTCTGCTGTCGCCCGTGAATTGTCAATTACTCCTGCCGCTACTAGCGCGGCTGTAAAGCGCTTGGAAGCTGAGCTGAACACTCGGTTATTACAGCGTTCTACACGCAGTTTAACTCTCACCCAGAGCGGTCGAAATTTTTTACCCTACGCACTTAAAGCACTGGAGAACTTAGATATTGGTAAGCAAGCTATCTTAGGGGATAAGCTTAAAGGCAGTATCACCTTGTCAGTGCCTTCTGATCTAGGTAGAAACACATTACTTGGCTGTTTGATGGATTTCCAACTACACCATCCAGATATCAATTTGAAGGTTAAGTTAAGCGATAAATACGCAGACTTTTATTCGCAAACGGTAGATGCGGGGCTACGTTACGGTGAGCCCGAAGATTCCTCCTTAGTGTGTTTACCCATACTGCGTAATGCCGTCCGGGAATTATGTGCTTCACCTGATTATTTAGCCCGCTATGGCACGCCGAAAACGCCGGAAGACTTGGTAAAACATAACTGTTTACACTTTTACAGTGACGACATGTTAAGCAGTCATTGGCGATTTTTTAAAGATGCGAGCACTGTTTCCGTGAAAGTAAGTGGTAATCATTTATCAGACGATGGCGATTATCTTCGTTTATTGGCTGTTAAGGGAGTGGGTATCGTCTATAAAACCTGCTTAGATGTGCGTGAGGATATTGCCGCAGGACGTTTAGTATCGCTACTGCCTGATTACCGCAAAGAAAAGTCGCCGTTAAATATGGTCGTGGCGCATCGAAAAAGTTTTGACAGCAACTTAGTCGCACTGAGAGAGTTCTTAGTTGAAGCCTTGAAGCCTTGAAGCCTTGAAGCCTTGAAGCCTTGAAGCCTTGAAGCCTTGAAGCGAATTCTAGGAGGTTAGAACAGGCTCAAGCGTTGACGGAATGACGGTTAGATAATGTTCTCAAGGAGATGGATAGCCATCTGAAATCAATGCAAGTTGAGATAATTCGGAGTCTTATAGGGGATGGTCTAGAACGAAAAGATATGCCTGTCCCAACTTGTATTATGCCTATGCGAAACAAGCAATATGTTGGCCTGCTTTACACTTTTACCCTTTACGTTTCTTTGCACATTTTCGAGATTTTTTCGATGTTAACTTTGTTAGAGTTGGTCTCTTTGAGAGCGGGGAAGAGTGAATGAATTATAAAACTAGGAGTGATGGTGATGTACTTAAAACCCATTTCAAAGGGGGATTATTTACTTCACTATTAATGACCGGGTTATTCGTTGTTGCTGCACAAGGTGTTTCTGGTATAGCGGTTGCGGCTGAGGAAAGTACACATCAGTCGAAGCACTGGATCACCGAAGCGCCAAGTGACAGCGTTAAAGATCAACGTATCGAGAAGTACTTACGTGGCTTCGATCAACCTATGTGGGAAGTTGGTGAGCGATACGGCAGCATAGTACAAGCGATAAAAGATCAGAATTTTGATTTAGCGGCTTATCATTGGGATAAAATCAAGGTAACCATAGAGAACGGCTTGATGAAACGCCCTGCTAGACGTCAAAATGCCGAGGCTATTCTACTTAATAATACCTGGGCAGAAGTCAAAAATGACTTCACCAGTAAAGACCTCACTAAAGCCAAGCAAGGCTTAGTTAAGGCCAAGGCTGCCTGCATGGCTTGCCATGCTGCAGAAAATGTTACCTTTATAAATAACCAACCTCTGTTTACAAGGCAGTAGAGTTATAACAAAGTAGGATCATAGTAAATATATCCCTAAATATTCAAGATGAAAGCTAAAGTTACAATCTATCCCCGTTGGAAGGTGAATATGGTGTAGCCATGATCTCATGAGCGAGAGCTAGGGATAGCGAACTGGCTAAGTAAATAGATTTACTTGCCGAAGAGCGTTGGAATAAATTACGTGAGGCAAACATGGATGTTATTGAAGAGACAGTCACGCTAATGTTTATGTGCGACCATAACACAGCAGAGGGACTCCAAGATGACTTACAACCGCTTTTAGCGGCTATGAGTCTCATCAAATAGCAGTTTGATTAGTTAACTAACTAAGGTAAGAAAATACCTTAGTTAGAGGGATATTGTTCGTTATGAAACAGCTTTGGATGACAGTGGTGTTGGGAAGAAGTCATTCAATTTAGTAACTTGATTGGCATCACTATCTTTGAGTATTTGATATCCAATCATGATATCAAGTATCCCCATTCCAAAGGGAGCATAGATTCTGGGAACAGAAAAATCAGCTGTAAACTCTCCATTCATTAATTGCACAATATCACCAGCCATAAATTGGCGATCCCCAGAGTGGAGCTCAGCAAGGTGAAGTGATGTATTCGCTTTTACTGCGTGATCCACATTATCAGCGATATTTTGACTTTTAAGAATAATTTCTGCTGAAATATCACGCAGAGACATATGTAAAATGGTTGGGTTATGGGCAAGTAGATCCATTTTTTCTACATGAGGTGTGATTGCTGAGGTCGTAAATAACACCATGTCAGCTTGTTTAATGCTTTCTATGTCATTACTTATTTGGGATTGAATGTCTGGAAACTGTGCACAAAACTGTTCAGCTCTTTTGGGATTCAGGTCAATAACGATCAGCTCAGAGATGTCCCAACCAAGTCGCTTGAAAAGGTTCACTGTTGTTTGCGCGATTAGGCCACTACCAATAATTGCCAGACGTTCTATTTTTCCTGGAGTCTTGTGTAGATATTTAGCCCCTAATACCGCAGATGCTGCAGTTCGACTGGCTGATATTTGTGAACCCTCAAGGCAAGCCATGGGGTATCCTGTTTGGCGATCATTCAAAACGATTACAGCAGAAGCCCTATCCAACCCATTATTTAAGTTTTCAGGGAAGCTAGCAATCCACTTTATACCGGAAACTGGGCTACCTGATTCTATTGAGGCGGGTAATGCGATGATTCGATTTTGGGGCTGACTGGGATAACGTAAAAAATAGCTATCAGGGCAAACAGTTTGTTCTTTTGCAAACAACTGATAGCTTTCAGCGACGAGGTCAATAATAGTGCTACTGTTTCCGCTTATCCACTTTTCAATAACAGTCGAGCCAATAACGCTAAATGGTGGCATATTCACAATACATTCCTTTGTTGAGTTGGTTAGGATAAATTTTTTTCATTGATCTTTATTAACGAAAATGTTCATTCACCCATGACGGATTATAGATAGTGCTGAGGTAGCGTTCGCCAAAGTCTGGCGAGATGGCAACAACGGAACTATTAGCCGGGATTGCTGATTTATATACTTCTACCCCGGCTAAGACCGTTCCTGTTGAACCACCAAATAATAAGCCTGATTTTGCCATCCTGTGACACATTTCAATGGTGCTTTTCTCGCTGATCCGAATAATCTCATCAAATGAAGAGTGTTGACTTATAGGAGGGACTTTACTTGACCCTAATCCTGGTATCTTACGTTTTCCAGCTACGCCGCCGAAAGTGATAGAACCTTGTGAGTCAACAGCGATCAACTTTGTCTTTGGCATGTGTTTTTTGAAATATTGACTGACCCCTCCCAAAGTTCCAGTAGTTCCAGCACCAATAAATAGATAATCTAAATCTGGAAACTCTTGTGAGATACTTTTTGCTGTTGTTAAATAATGGGCTTCTATATTATCAATGTTTTCATATTGGTTGAGCCAGATTAAATTATCATTCTTACTACACATCTCTTTTATTAAATCGATCCGAGAGTTTAAAAAACCGCCATTACTGTCCTTGTTTGTGACCTTAATCATTTCTGTACCGTAGGATCGCATCAAGTTTTCAGAGGCTGGGAGTACATTGGGGTCAACAACACAAATAAAAGGATAACCTCGAGAAGCACAAATAATACTGAGTGCCACACCTAAATTTCCAGAAGAACTTTCAATTATCGCGGTGTTAGCATTTATTTTATTTTGTAACTCAAGTTTGTTTATCATTTTCAATGCGGGTTTCATTTTTATTGAACCGCCGATATTGAACCCTTCTAGTTTCAAAAAAAGTTTTGAATTATCCAAAATGCTATGATTTTCAAGGAAAATATCATCAAATACCAAGTCTAATTCAGATTTGTGAATCATGAGGAATGTCCTTTTAAGTCATTGACTTCAAAAGAAGATAGAATAGGCATGTTAATGTTAAAATAATGTCTAGTTGATTTCTTTTCAAGCAAGATACCCTGAGATGATTTTTGTAATATTTCTGATTTGTTTAATTCTTTACCAGTATTCCAACAAGAAACGTGGATTTCTGGGTTGTTATAGTCAACAAGAAAACATGGAATACGACTAAAATTTAATACTTTAGCCGCTGCAAATCGATGATGACCGTCTAATATAACATTAGAATTTATCTCAACTAAAATCGGATGTGACCATTTCTGTTGATGTTGAATCTTATGTACTAAAGATTCAACATGCTTTTCACAAAACTCTTCAGAAGGTTTTAAATCTGATAATTTTACCAGCTTTATAAATACCTGGTTTATAGATTCATTAATGTTCATATAAGAAAACTCCATTTGTCTTTAAATTAACATTGATAATTTTAGTGTCTGAGAGTAAGTACTAATAAACACTGATTTATAAATCTTTAGTGCTACACTAGATATTTATTATGAAATTCATAACTGCAATATCAGCATCTACATAGGCTTTAGATACACCACCACATGTCGGAATGTAATGATTGTAATAAGTGGTTCCTTCTACATTAGGACCCAGTATCCAAATATTACTTATTGCCTCACCATTTTCGGAAATGACTTGGTGTAATTGATTTATGTTGATACTGTCCGAACCTAAATTATTGTTTTGTTTTGAAATTAAACCTCTATTTTTTAAAGATATTAAAACTGAAGAGTTGCTGTTTCCGATTCCACTACTATCGAGATAAGCCGGAATGATGATGTCCATTTTTCTGGTAGTGCCGTCTTTACAATTTAGTTGATATGAGTTCTCTTCCTGATTGTATTCAGTACCGTGAACTGTAGTCACTTCAACTATTCCAGCGTCCATCAATGCGATTAAATCTTCATGGCGTTCTCTCTGAGGGCCTCCAACTGCTCTATTTACAATCCCTGAGTACTTAGAGTAAAGCAGCGAGTGAGAGTTAGGTGTAAGTTTATTAAAGTCAGATATTGCTCTGATAGTATCTCGTAGATCACGCCATACTTCTAAAGAGGCTTTTACTGGATTAGATGAAATTCCTTCTAAACTTGAAGATAAATCCTCTATTATAAATTCTTTAAACCAGGCTTGATAATCAATAGGGGTAACAAATTCTGGTAAGGTGTCTTGTACATACAGGCATGGATCAAAACAGCCTAAATCATTTTCTATAGGGATTAATATATCTAGAAATGAAGAGGTACTGATATTGGCGTGTTGTCGAAGGCTTTGCTCAACAGTCTTTCTTAGCTGCAAGTCCATCAAGGTTAAAACATAAACGGCTCGCATTTCTAGTAAGAGAAGAGGGATGAAGTCTCTTTCAAAATCAACACTTTGCTCTCCATTAGCTGTGAGTTGTTCCAATCTTTTAGCTGTGAGTAAAATAGCTTGATGCCGTTTGTCGGTTACGGCTATTTCAGGTCTAACGCGAAAAGGCATTCCAGAGCGTGAATATAAGCAAATTTTGGGCTCTTTTCCTGAAGGGGTATATTGTGGGATCTTTCCTTTTTCAGTTCGCGTTATCTTGCCACCTCTACCTAAGGTTAAGCAGGATAATACATCCATAGCTGCGAGTCCTAAGCCTTCAATTCCAACCAAATCTGTTTGGTTGATATGGGAAAATGCGGCTGGCATAGGGTATAAGGTTGTACTTGTTTTAGTTTTCGCAATATCTTTCTTTGTCCTGTATGGCTAGGGTTAGGAACAAAAAGTGGCAATTAATCTGGTGCTCGTTGCTATGAACACTATAGCTTAATCGGCTATCGGCTAGCTGATGAGGAGTGATTCCATTCACGGTATCTGCATATCGTTGAATACTTACATTAGCCGGACAATGAGCAATTAGGGTTTTGTATGTGAAAGATAAATACTCTCCGACTAAACGCCTTGGCAGATAGTCTGTACTTGAAATATTCCTTCCTAATTGATTTGTGACATGATTATTCATATCAATTTGTATATTTAGATCTTGGCACCACTCATAGAATGTCGGGCCGGAGATATTTTCATTGCAAGTCTGGTGGCTACCAATGTATTTTCCTGAGGAAACATAGATAGCTGTCCAGCAACGGTATTTAACAGTAGGTAATCGGGCTGCTCAGTACTGTGTACACCGACACCTGGTTCATTTGGTTCAAATATAGCAATAGAAATATTAATGTTTGGTGATGATTTTGCGTGACAAAGTATTCTGTGTAATACAGATAACCCTCGAGGACCTAGTCCTATGATACATGTAGAATAATACTGCATTACAAATTCCATCCTTGAAATTTAAATGTTAAAGATTAATAACCATTTCAGTTATTATCCAAATTGAAACTAGCGCTAGACAAGTTGCAAAAAAAATAGCTTGGAACTTTTTCACTTCTACCGGAATTCATTCTTCTTAAAAT
Coding sequences:
- a CDS encoding thioredoxin family protein, with protein sequence MTLFRSLKLATVTLATSLILSLSAHASNFEKIPFEKALFDQLQAQGDTVLIDVFAPWCPTCKKQQEVIGDYFAAHPDSEIKVLVVNFDDQPQWVKFFKAPRQSSLYLYKNGEQLWFSVAETREQKIFSALNSVSM
- a CDS encoding LysR family transcriptional regulator; protein product: MMKFFDVKIFVLACELKNLSAVARELSITPAATSAAVKRLEAELNTRLLQRSTRSLTLTQSGRNFLPYALKALENLDIGKQAILGDKLKGSITLSVPSDLGRNTLLGCLMDFQLHHPDINLKVKLSDKYADFYSQTVDAGLRYGEPEDSSLVCLPILRNAVRELCASPDYLARYGTPKTPEDLVKHNCLHFYSDDMLSSHWRFFKDASTVSVKVSGNHLSDDGDYLRLLAVKGVGIVYKTCLDVREDIAAGRLVSLLPDYRKEKSPLNMVVAHRKSFDSNLVALREFLVEALKP
- the sbnB gene encoding 2,3-diaminopropionate biosynthesis protein SbnB encodes the protein MPPFSVIGSTVIEKWISGNSSTIIDLVAESYQLFAKEQTVCPDSYFLRYPSQPQNRIIALPASIESGSPVSGIKWIASFPENLNNGLDRASAVIVLNDRQTGYPMACLEGSQISASRTAASAVLGAKYLHKTPGKIERLAIIGSGLIAQTTVNLFKRLGWDISELIVIDLNPKRAEQFCAQFPDIQSQISNDIESIKQADMVLFTTSAITPHVEKMDLLAHNPTILHMSLRDISAEIILKSQNIADNVDHAVKANTSLHLAELHSGDRQFMAGDIVQLMNGEFTADFSVPRIYAPFGMGILDIMIGYQILKDSDANQVTKLNDFFPTPLSSKAVS
- the sbnA gene encoding 2,3-diaminopropionate biosynthesis protein SbnA, which encodes MIHKSELDLVFDDIFLENHSILDNSKLFLKLEGFNIGGSIKMKPALKMINKLELQNKINANTAIIESSSGNLGVALSIICASRGYPFICVVDPNVLPASENLMRSYGTEMIKVTNKDSNGGFLNSRIDLIKEMCSKNDNLIWLNQYENIDNIEAHYLTTAKSISQEFPDLDYLFIGAGTTGTLGGVSQYFKKHMPKTKLIAVDSQGSITFGGVAGKRKIPGLGSSKVPPISQHSSFDEIIRISEKSTIEMCHRMAKSGLLFGGSTGTVLAGVEVYKSAIPANSSVVAISPDFGERYLSTIYNPSWVNEHFR
- a CDS encoding ParB N-terminal domain-containing protein, whose protein sequence is MNINESINQVFIKLVKLSDLKPSEEFCEKHVESLVHKIQHQQKWSHPILVEINSNVILDGHHRFAAAKVLNFSRIPCFLVDYNNPEIHVSCWNTGKELNKSEILQKSSQGILLEKKSTRHYFNINMPILSSFEVNDLKGHSS
- a CDS encoding FAD/NAD(P)-binding protein, producing MYVSSGKYIGSHQTCNENISGPTFYEWCQDLNIQIDMNNHVTNQLGRNISSTDYLPRRLVGEYLSFTYKTLIAHCPANVSIQRYADTVNGITPHQLADSRLSYSVHSNEHQINCHFLFLTLAIQDKERYCEN
- a CDS encoding FAD/NAD(P)-binding protein, which encodes MEFVMQYYSTCIIGLGPRGLSVLHRILCHAKSSPNINISIAIFEPNEPGVGVHSTEQPDYLLLNTVAGQLSMFPQENTLVATRLAMKISPARHSMSGAKI